In a single window of the Dinghuibacter silviterrae genome:
- a CDS encoding DUF885 domain-containing protein produces the protein MMKWTSGLFMAALLATSCHRGAKVPAPSADSAFASLSREFIKGYLDWRPQAGVALGYHQYDTMVPDFGNGPMLNEIVRLRVYDSLLSDIDTGALSPRNYRDYRILHLGIQQELFNIVDLNAYTRNPITYAQAVDLNTYVKRDFAPLEYRLGCIIKVERQLPFLFEQAKRNLEATLPKPLIDMAIEVAKGSEDFLKRDLPVALKDVKSDALMHVFAESNAEAIKAIDGYIQFLAKHPADDHFALGEENYRKMLHNVELIDLSPDSLLAIGMRELKREQGVFQQAAHIINPNKPAVEVYKDMEKEHPSADSLIPDTRKHLEGIRQFLIDHKICSLPSDVRIQVKETPPYARSTSTASCDVPGPFETKATEAYYYVTPVDARWTPQQKEDWLAMFNYYTTDVVTIHEAYPGHYVQFTHLKASDGSDVEKIFASYAYVEGWAHYTERMMLDEGYGNNGDPVTAAKYRLAQSGDALLRICRLCNSIMLHTKGISVDSATHFFMANWYQGEKPSNLEALRGTFDPGYLFYTVGKLEILKLRADYQQQEGAGYSLKTFNDAMMDNGQPPIRLLREVLLKDKTKWGEVL, from the coding sequence ATGATGAAATGGACGTCCGGCCTGTTCATGGCCGCGTTGCTCGCCACCTCCTGCCACCGCGGCGCGAAAGTCCCGGCCCCCTCCGCAGACAGTGCTTTTGCTTCCCTCTCCAGGGAGTTTATCAAAGGATACCTGGACTGGCGCCCCCAGGCCGGCGTTGCCCTGGGGTATCACCAGTACGACACGATGGTGCCGGACTTTGGTAACGGGCCGATGCTCAACGAAATCGTCCGGCTAAGGGTGTACGACAGCCTGTTGTCCGACATCGACACGGGCGCACTCAGCCCCCGGAATTACCGGGACTACCGCATCCTGCACCTCGGTATCCAACAGGAGCTGTTCAACATTGTGGATCTGAACGCCTATACCCGAAACCCGATCACCTACGCCCAGGCCGTGGACCTCAACACGTATGTCAAGCGGGATTTTGCCCCCCTGGAGTACCGGTTGGGTTGTATCATCAAGGTGGAGCGACAGCTCCCTTTTTTGTTCGAACAGGCTAAACGAAATCTGGAAGCTACACTACCCAAACCCCTCATCGACATGGCGATAGAGGTCGCAAAGGGATCCGAGGATTTTCTGAAACGCGACCTCCCTGTGGCCCTGAAAGACGTCAAAAGCGATGCCCTGATGCACGTCTTTGCGGAGTCCAATGCCGAGGCGATAAAGGCCATCGACGGCTATATCCAGTTCCTGGCAAAGCACCCCGCCGACGACCACTTCGCGCTGGGGGAAGAGAACTACCGGAAGATGTTGCACAATGTAGAACTGATCGACCTTTCCCCCGACAGTCTCCTGGCCATCGGGATGAGGGAGCTGAAAAGGGAGCAGGGCGTTTTCCAGCAGGCCGCCCACATCATCAACCCCAACAAGCCGGCGGTAGAGGTGTATAAGGATATGGAAAAAGAGCACCCCTCCGCGGACAGCCTTATCCCGGACACCCGGAAACACCTCGAAGGCATTCGCCAGTTTCTCATAGACCACAAGATCTGCAGCCTGCCCTCCGACGTCCGGATCCAGGTAAAAGAAACACCGCCCTACGCCCGCTCGACCTCCACCGCCTCCTGTGACGTCCCCGGCCCCTTCGAAACAAAGGCCACCGAAGCTTATTACTACGTCACCCCGGTGGACGCGCGCTGGACACCCCAGCAAAAGGAAGACTGGCTCGCGATGTTCAACTATTACACAACCGACGTCGTGACCATCCACGAAGCCTATCCCGGTCACTATGTCCAGTTCACCCACCTGAAGGCCTCCGACGGTTCCGACGTGGAAAAGATCTTTGCCAGCTATGCATACGTGGAAGGCTGGGCCCACTATACCGAACGGATGATGCTGGACGAAGGCTATGGCAACAACGGGGACCCCGTCACCGCCGCCAAATATCGCCTGGCGCAATCCGGCGACGCCCTGCTCCGGATCTGCCGTCTTTGCAACTCCATCATGCTCCACACCAAAGGAATCAGCGTGGACTCCGCCACCCACTTCTTTATGGCCAACTGGTACCAGGGGGAGAAACCCTCCAACCTCGAAGCCCTCCGGGGAACCTTTGACCCGGGGTATCTTTTTTACACCGTGGGCAAGCTGGAGATCCTGAAGCTCCGCGCCGACTACCAACAACAGGAGGGAGCAGGGTACAGCCTGAAAACCTTTAACGATGCCATGATGGACAATGGGCAGCCGCCCATCCGCCTGCTGCGGGAGGTTTTGCTCAAGGATAAAACGAAATGGGGGGAGGTACTCTAA
- the rnr gene encoding ribonuclease R — protein MNKKKKNTTNTYKGTLDIARSGIGYVIVEGLERDILVRPTEFNTAFHGDTVRVEVTSAKAGGRTEGRIAEVLERKQTEFIGRLDIRQQAFFVPDGQKPIPDFFIPSEHLGGASNGDRVVVRMTSWNKGERKPVGEVIAILNPEDANDMAMKELLLEKGFPLEFGDEVLEQALRLPDTISAEEVKRRRDFRPVLTFTIDPVDAKDFDDALSFRRVKKDLYEIGVHIADVSHFVEPDTDLDKSAYQRATSVYLPDRVLPMLPERISNELCSLRPHEDKYTFAAVFQINAKGEIKDTWLGKTLIHSDHRFTYEEVQEVIETKDGPHAEEVLLLNKLAQQFRKKRLEHGAINFSSVEVRFILDERGKPTGIVIKESKEAHQLIEEFMLLANKAVAEAVAKYKIDGEPVPFPYRVHDTPDEEKLKPFAAFAAKYGHKFDVSSPDAIASSFNSMLRDVQGRPEQHVLEQLGIRTMAKAIYATEDIGHYGLGFDHYCHFTSPIRRYPDVMVHRILERCLQGHPPLDKKMDQKCRHTSERERAAMETERAANKYKQVEYMRQFLGDTFEGVISGVASFGFWVELVATKCEGLVSLNSLLDFDEFLHIEEDYCLTGRRSGRTFRMGDKVHVRVVAANLDKRQLDYEWAPSEAEAAEGVGAPAGARRLSAGHAGGARGGASRFGGARGGGKPRHDGGGGRPGGGRDKSAKPARDGAKRSGTGGDKAAKPARDSGKKGKTHYPDGPTGPGGITGSKKSKKGKKKGK, from the coding sequence ATGAACAAAAAGAAGAAAAACACCACCAACACGTATAAAGGAACCCTCGATATAGCCCGCTCGGGCATCGGTTATGTGATCGTGGAGGGCCTGGAACGGGACATTCTCGTGCGGCCCACTGAATTCAACACCGCCTTTCACGGGGATACCGTCCGGGTGGAAGTGACTTCCGCCAAGGCCGGGGGACGCACCGAAGGCCGGATCGCGGAAGTCCTGGAAAGAAAACAAACCGAATTTATCGGCCGGCTCGACATTCGCCAGCAGGCGTTTTTTGTGCCGGACGGACAGAAACCGATACCCGACTTTTTTATCCCGTCCGAGCACCTGGGCGGCGCTTCCAACGGCGATCGCGTCGTCGTCCGGATGACCTCCTGGAATAAAGGCGAACGTAAACCCGTGGGCGAGGTCATCGCCATCCTGAACCCCGAGGACGCCAACGACATGGCGATGAAGGAGCTGTTGCTTGAAAAAGGGTTTCCCCTGGAATTTGGAGACGAGGTGCTGGAGCAGGCGCTCCGGCTGCCCGATACCATCAGCGCAGAGGAGGTCAAGCGGCGGCGCGATTTCCGTCCGGTCCTCACGTTCACGATCGATCCTGTCGACGCCAAGGATTTCGATGACGCGCTTTCTTTCCGGCGCGTCAAAAAAGACTTATACGAGATCGGCGTCCATATCGCGGACGTCAGCCACTTTGTCGAGCCGGATACCGACCTGGACAAGTCGGCTTACCAGCGCGCCACCTCGGTGTACTTACCCGATCGCGTCCTTCCGATGTTGCCGGAACGGATCTCCAACGAGCTTTGTTCGCTGAGGCCGCATGAGGATAAATATACTTTTGCGGCGGTTTTTCAGATCAATGCCAAAGGAGAAATCAAAGACACCTGGCTGGGGAAGACCCTGATCCATTCGGATCACCGGTTTACCTACGAGGAGGTCCAGGAGGTCATTGAGACGAAGGACGGTCCTCATGCCGAAGAAGTGTTGCTGTTGAATAAACTCGCCCAGCAGTTCCGGAAGAAACGCCTCGAACACGGCGCGATCAACTTTTCCAGCGTAGAGGTCCGGTTTATCCTCGATGAGCGCGGCAAGCCCACGGGGATCGTCATTAAAGAAAGCAAGGAGGCGCACCAGTTGATCGAGGAGTTTATGCTCTTAGCCAACAAGGCGGTCGCCGAGGCAGTTGCCAAATACAAAATCGACGGTGAGCCCGTGCCCTTCCCGTACCGGGTTCACGACACACCGGACGAGGAGAAGCTAAAACCCTTTGCGGCCTTCGCCGCGAAATACGGCCACAAGTTCGATGTGTCCAGCCCGGACGCTATCGCTTCGTCCTTTAATTCGATGCTCCGCGACGTCCAGGGACGGCCCGAGCAACACGTCCTGGAACAACTGGGGATCCGCACCATGGCCAAGGCCATCTACGCCACCGAGGACATCGGTCACTATGGCCTGGGCTTTGACCATTATTGCCACTTTACCTCGCCCATCCGCCGGTACCCGGACGTCATGGTCCACCGCATCCTGGAACGCTGTCTTCAGGGACACCCGCCCCTGGACAAAAAGATGGACCAGAAGTGCCGCCACACCAGCGAGCGCGAACGCGCGGCCATGGAAACCGAAAGGGCCGCCAACAAATACAAACAGGTCGAGTATATGCGCCAGTTCCTCGGCGATACCTTCGAGGGCGTGATCAGCGGCGTGGCCAGCTTTGGCTTTTGGGTGGAGCTGGTGGCGACGAAGTGCGAGGGGCTGGTGAGCCTGAACAGTCTGCTGGACTTTGACGAGTTTTTGCATATCGAAGAGGACTATTGTCTGACCGGGCGGCGCAGCGGGCGGACATTCCGAATGGGCGATAAGGTCCACGTCCGCGTCGTGGCCGCCAACCTCGACAAGCGTCAGCTGGATTATGAGTGGGCGCCTTCGGAGGCGGAGGCGGCGGAGGGCGTGGGGGCGCCCGCAGGGGCGCGTCGCCTGTCGGCGGGGCACGCTGGGGGCGCACGTGGGGGCGCGAGCCGCTTTGGCGGGGCGCGCGGCGGCGGCAAGCCGCGACATGATGGCGGCGGCGGGCGCCCCGGCGGTGGGCGTGACAAATCCGCGAAGCCCGCGCGCGACGGTGCGAAGCGTTCCGGCACGGGAGGCGACAAGGCCGCCAAACCCGCGCGCGACAGTGGCAAAAAGGGGAAAACCCACTATCCTGACGGCCCCACGGGCCCCGGCGGCATCACGGGCTCGAAAAAAAGTAAGAAAGGCAAGAAAAAAGGAAAGTAG
- a CDS encoding DUF3822 family protein, with product MEPIIVILPPLVESLPPGEHQLMLQIGEQELYISLLHKKEQLVVGHLAVHHYGDWQETSWTNAWKMLEEKYPWLMKTWNKVFIFYQHGDATLIPATWFQTWYKEKIMETLFGLQHEALVFSDLIPEASIYNLYQIPRWLHGRVLRHFKTGECWHQRTPELRELFQRKVEECIRVVFYPNRFVITVFQGGELKLGQTYSYTSPEDVTYQLLQLVRTFDMDTQAIPVQLQGMIDKSSGVYREVEKYFLEVSCDAGAADWHLSPYFKEYPSHYFTSVLTAAACV from the coding sequence TTGGAACCGATCATCGTCATATTGCCCCCTTTGGTGGAGTCCCTGCCTCCCGGTGAGCACCAGCTCATGTTACAAATAGGCGAACAGGAACTCTACATCAGCCTCCTGCACAAAAAGGAGCAGCTCGTGGTGGGCCACCTTGCGGTCCATCATTACGGCGATTGGCAGGAAACCAGTTGGACGAACGCCTGGAAGATGTTGGAAGAGAAATACCCCTGGCTCATGAAGACCTGGAACAAAGTGTTTATCTTCTATCAGCACGGCGACGCGACGCTGATCCCCGCGACCTGGTTCCAAACGTGGTACAAGGAAAAAATCATGGAAACCCTTTTCGGGCTTCAGCATGAAGCGCTGGTGTTCAGCGACCTGATCCCCGAGGCTTCTATTTATAATCTATACCAGATCCCGCGCTGGCTGCACGGCCGCGTCCTGCGTCACTTCAAGACGGGGGAATGCTGGCACCAGCGGACCCCGGAGCTCCGGGAGCTTTTCCAGCGGAAGGTGGAGGAGTGTATCCGGGTCGTCTTTTATCCCAACCGTTTTGTCATCACCGTCTTCCAGGGCGGTGAACTAAAGCTGGGGCAGACCTACAGCTATACCTCCCCGGAGGACGTCACGTATCAGTTGCTGCAACTGGTCCGGACCTTTGACATGGATACACAGGCCATCCCCGTCCAACTCCAGGGCATGATCGATAAAAGCTCGGGGGTATACAGGGAGGTGGAAAAGTATTTCCTGGAGGTATCCTGCGACGCCGGCGCAGCCGACTGGCACCTGTCACCCTATTTCAAGGAGTATCCATCGCACTATTTTACTTCCGTCTTAACCGCGGCCGCATGCGTATAA
- a CDS encoding MATE family efflux transporter, whose translation MDLRLNISNRQILSIALPISMAMIIPQINFITNNIFLGMLGERELGTAGITGVYYLVVAVIGNGLNNGLQSIISRRAGENNIAAIGRTYTQGLRLALVFALGGIVLTYLVTPHLMHFFLHSPDVASEAVSFLLIRVWGLPFLFCYQMSNAFMVGTNHSRFLVIGTLCETTVNVFLDYSLINGHFGLPALGFNGAAYASIAAECTGMCVMLGCIAFKGLHRRFYLLRQLRLDLPLIKVIARQSMPLVLQYSMSLLSWLYFYTLIEHHGTLGLAVSNTLRNIIGLFGVFSWAFASTTNTMVSNVIGQGLLPKVQPLIRRIMWLSLGFCICIALILNLFPRAFLSIYGQDAAFVHVAIPLLRMVTGSLCLMAVANVWLNAVTGTGKTRINLAIEIVAIVAYLVYVYLVLERFNLGLVWAWGSEYLYWLILGVLAFVYIRSGKWKYR comes from the coding sequence ATGGACCTACGCCTCAATATCTCCAACCGCCAGATCCTTTCCATCGCCTTGCCCATCAGCATGGCAATGATCATTCCACAAATCAATTTCATCACCAACAATATCTTTTTGGGGATGCTCGGCGAACGCGAACTCGGCACCGCTGGCATCACCGGGGTCTATTACCTGGTCGTGGCGGTCATCGGGAACGGGCTCAACAACGGGCTCCAATCCATCATTTCGAGACGCGCCGGCGAAAACAACATCGCCGCCATCGGCCGCACCTATACGCAGGGTTTGCGGCTGGCGCTGGTATTCGCGCTCGGCGGGATCGTCCTGACGTACCTCGTCACGCCCCACCTGATGCACTTTTTTCTCCACTCCCCCGACGTGGCGTCCGAAGCCGTCTCGTTCCTGCTCATCCGTGTCTGGGGACTGCCCTTCCTGTTTTGCTACCAGATGAGCAACGCCTTCATGGTGGGAACCAACCATAGCCGCTTCCTTGTCATCGGCACGCTTTGCGAAACCACTGTCAATGTCTTCTTAGACTACAGCCTGATCAACGGCCACTTCGGGCTCCCCGCCCTCGGTTTTAACGGCGCCGCCTACGCCTCTATTGCGGCCGAATGTACCGGGATGTGCGTGATGCTCGGCTGTATCGCGTTCAAAGGGCTGCACCGGCGGTTTTACCTCCTCCGCCAACTTCGGCTCGACCTCCCCCTGATCAAGGTCATCGCCCGTCAGTCCATGCCCCTCGTCCTCCAATACTCCATGAGCCTGTTGTCCTGGCTGTATTTCTATACCCTCATCGAACACCACGGCACGCTCGGGCTCGCCGTGTCCAACACCCTGCGCAACATCATCGGTCTTTTCGGGGTATTTTCCTGGGCCTTCGCCTCGACCACCAATACGATGGTCAGCAACGTCATCGGTCAAGGGCTGCTCCCCAAGGTCCAGCCCCTCATCCGCCGGATCATGTGGCTAAGCCTAGGCTTCTGTATATGCATCGCCCTGATCCTGAACCTTTTCCCCCGGGCATTCTTAAGTATTTATGGACAGGACGCCGCCTTCGTCCACGTGGCCATCCCCCTGCTCCGGATGGTCACCGGCAGCCTTTGCCTCATGGCCGTGGCCAACGTCTGGCTCAACGCCGTGACCGGTACGGGCAAGACGCGGATCAACCTCGCCATCGAGATCGTCGCGATCGTGGCCTACCTGGTCTACGTCTATCTCGTGCTCGAACGCTTTAACCTCGGGCTCGTCTGGGCCTGGGGGTCGGAGTACCTCTACTGGCTGATATTGGGGGTACTGGCATTTGTGTATATTCGGAGTGGAAAGTGGAAGTACCGATGA
- a CDS encoding MBL fold metallo-hydrolase, which produces MSFSVFGATPKGSRLDRMRRSPRFRDGVFDNPEPTDLRLQDGSMAKIMREYFFNKPKDTVPSGPLPVVKTDLTTLTNDSVVWLGHSSYIIKTPGLTLAVDPVLSAHASPVPFVARAFPGTEVYTPADLPELDVLVLTHDHYDHLDMETVRSIKAGTIVTALGVGAHLEYWGIPAEKIVELDLGESYSPREGVRFTATPARHFSGRLFKRNGTLWMSLVLSLGDRRLFLGGDSGYGAHFAQIGETYGPFDLAFLECGQYGVHWPFIHMFPEQTWQAAKELRARALMPVHWGKFSLSMHAWDEPVRRLVAAAGSAAFRGNDGVATSGEAASHDGAPTLVLPRIGQPFPLDGPYPADHWWETR; this is translated from the coding sequence ATGAGCTTCAGTGTTTTTGGCGCAACGCCTAAGGGCAGCCGTTTGGACAGGATGCGCCGCTCGCCGCGGTTTCGGGACGGCGTTTTTGACAACCCCGAACCCACCGATCTGCGCCTGCAGGACGGTTCGATGGCCAAAATCATGCGGGAGTACTTTTTCAACAAGCCAAAGGACACCGTGCCATCCGGGCCCCTGCCCGTGGTCAAAACCGACCTGACGACGCTGACCAACGACTCCGTGGTCTGGCTCGGTCATTCCTCTTACATCATCAAAACCCCGGGACTCACCCTGGCGGTAGACCCGGTGTTAAGCGCCCACGCCTCACCGGTCCCCTTTGTCGCCCGGGCCTTCCCGGGAACCGAAGTATACACCCCCGCGGATCTTCCCGAACTGGACGTCCTTGTCCTGACCCACGACCACTACGACCACCTGGACATGGAAACCGTCCGTTCGATAAAAGCGGGCACCATCGTCACCGCCCTCGGCGTGGGCGCCCACCTCGAATACTGGGGGATTCCAGCCGAAAAAATCGTAGAGCTGGACCTCGGGGAATCGTATTCGCCCCGCGAAGGCGTCCGTTTTACCGCCACCCCGGCCCGGCACTTTTCGGGCCGGCTTTTCAAACGCAATGGGACGCTTTGGATGTCGCTCGTCCTGTCGCTTGGCGACCGGCGTCTGTTCCTGGGCGGGGATTCCGGGTATGGCGCGCACTTCGCGCAGATCGGCGAGACCTACGGCCCCTTCGACCTGGCGTTCCTGGAGTGCGGGCAATACGGGGTGCACTGGCCCTTTATCCACATGTTTCCCGAGCAAACCTGGCAGGCGGCGAAAGAGCTTCGCGCACGGGCGCTGATGCCGGTGCATTGGGGGAAGTTTAGCTTGAGTATGCATGCTTGGGATGAGCCGGTGCGGAGGCTGGTCGCAGCGGCCGGGAGCGCTGCTTTCCGCGGGAATGACGGAGTCGCCACCAGCGGCGAAGCCGCGAGCCATGACGGCGCCCCCACGCTGGTTCTCCCGCGGATCGGTCAACCGTTCCCGTTGGACGGCCCGTACCCGGCGGACCATTGGTGGGAAACCCGTTAA
- the bioD gene encoding dethiobiotin synthase → MAVIFVTGIGTGVGKTLAAAVVAEALGAGYWKPVQTGDESDAAYVGARLTHPRIHPEVYRLALPASPHIAARNEGVSIDLERIAAALPPGDVVVEGAGGLMVPLNGNDFMGDLAMRLGAKVVLVSRNYLGSINHSLLTARVARTAGLDVAGWIFNDRFGDYEEDIARWSGYSILGRMPFTANPDAAFVRRLADEVRPGLLGALGR, encoded by the coding sequence ATGGCCGTTATTTTCGTGACAGGGATCGGGACCGGGGTAGGCAAGACCCTGGCCGCCGCCGTGGTCGCCGAGGCGTTGGGCGCCGGATACTGGAAGCCGGTACAGACCGGGGACGAGTCGGACGCGGCGTATGTGGGCGCGCGGTTGACGCATCCGCGGATACACCCGGAAGTCTACCGGCTGGCCTTGCCGGCCTCGCCGCATATCGCGGCACGGAACGAGGGCGTGTCCATCGACCTGGAGCGCATCGCGGCGGCACTTCCCCCGGGGGATGTCGTGGTGGAAGGCGCAGGGGGGCTGATGGTGCCGCTCAACGGGAACGACTTTATGGGCGACCTGGCGATGCGGCTGGGCGCCAAGGTGGTGCTGGTCAGCCGGAACTACCTGGGGAGCATCAATCACTCCCTGTTGACGGCGCGGGTAGCACGGACGGCGGGGCTGGATGTCGCGGGGTGGATCTTTAACGACCGCTTTGGGGATTACGAAGAGGATATCGCACGGTGGAGCGGGTATTCGATCCTGGGGCGCATGCCGTTTACGGCGAATCCGGACGCGGCGTTTGTGCGGCGCCTCGCGGACGAAGTCCGGCCGGGGCTGCTGGGGGCGCTGGGGCGGTGA
- a CDS encoding RsmD family RNA methyltransferase: MRIISGDFGGRKIEPPGHMPHTRPTTDIAKSGLFNILQHNVELSGAVTLDLFGGTGAISYELASRGAASLTVVEKDPTMADFIRSTAEALGISGLTVLRVDVFQFLAGARNGALGAASGDAAARGGAADVATGGGGYDFIFAGPPYALGNIDDLPGLVTPLLKPEGMFVLEHTPRNSYKNEPLFRQERSYGTTVFSFFINRT; the protein is encoded by the coding sequence ATGCGTATAATCAGCGGAGACTTCGGAGGCAGAAAGATAGAACCACCCGGGCACATGCCCCACACCCGGCCCACGACCGACATCGCCAAAAGCGGGCTGTTTAACATCCTCCAGCACAACGTCGAGCTTTCCGGAGCGGTTACCCTTGACCTTTTCGGGGGGACGGGGGCGATCAGCTATGAGCTGGCGTCGCGCGGGGCGGCTTCGCTCACGGTTGTAGAGAAGGACCCGACGATGGCGGATTTTATCCGCTCGACGGCGGAAGCCCTGGGAATTTCAGGGTTGACGGTGTTGCGGGTGGATGTGTTTCAGTTTCTCGCAGGTGCGCGCAACGGCGCCTTGGGCGCGGCCTCCGGCGACGCGGCGGCGCGCGGCGGAGCCGCAGACGTCGCGACTGGCGGCGGGGGCTACGACTTTATTTTTGCCGGGCCTCCCTACGCGCTCGGTAACATTGATGACCTCCCGGGGCTGGTGACGCCGCTGCTCAAGCCCGAGGGCATGTTCGTCCTCGAACATACGCCCCGAAACAGCTACAAAAACGAACCCCTGTTCCGCCAGGAGCGCTCCTACGGGACGACGGTGTTTTCTTTTTTCATCAACCGCACATAA
- a CDS encoding 5-formyltetrahydrofolate cyclo-ligase: MTKQEARTYYLQERVRLTAAERETMSAGLLSQFERITFPPLKVVHVYRPLLAKGEIDTQPFVRHLEALFPGLTLVVPRVSGSSDLEHLVWDTGTFFAPGAYGIPEPVEGIRVIPGAVDLVIVPLLIFDRDGFRVGYGRGMYDRFLAQCRPDVLKVGLSLFEPMPRLEDRGEFDVPLSIGVTPTQLYEFV; the protein is encoded by the coding sequence ATGACCAAACAGGAAGCCCGGACATATTACCTGCAGGAGCGGGTTCGCCTGACGGCGGCCGAGCGTGAAACGATGTCGGCCGGGCTGTTGTCACAGTTTGAACGCATCACTTTTCCTCCCTTAAAAGTCGTCCATGTATATCGACCGCTGCTGGCGAAGGGGGAGATCGATACCCAGCCTTTTGTGCGGCACCTGGAGGCGCTGTTTCCGGGGCTGACGCTGGTGGTTCCGAGGGTGAGCGGCTCCTCGGACCTGGAACACCTGGTGTGGGATACCGGCACCTTTTTTGCTCCCGGCGCGTATGGTATCCCGGAGCCCGTGGAGGGGATCCGGGTGATTCCGGGGGCGGTCGACCTGGTGATCGTACCTTTGCTGATCTTCGACAGGGACGGGTTTCGCGTCGGGTATGGACGCGGAATGTATGACCGGTTCCTGGCGCAGTGCCGGCCGGACGTCCTGAAGGTGGGGCTGAGCCTTTTTGAACCAATGCCCCGGCTGGAGGACCGCGGGGAATTTGACGTACCTTTGTCCATTGGTGTTACCCCGACGCAGTTGTATGAATTTGTATAA
- the lpxK gene encoding tetraacyldisaccharide 4'-kinase: MNLYNLTFQSIRFILLPVACIYGAVVWVRNKLFDRNILKGASFNLPLICVGNLSVGGTGKSPMTEYLLRLLQDRYQVATLSRGYKRKTRGYILAGDGTTALDIGDEPMLFHLKFPKVAVAVGEERLVAIPQLLQDRPGTQVVILDDAYQHRAIQPGFNILLTDYNNLYTRDFYLPTGDLRDHKCAARRAQVIVVTKCPPGLSEEERAAVTQELHPREGQRVFFATLEYGQPYHIIDNHPCPLEKDMEVLLVCGIANPKPLKAYLEAETASFEVQAYNDHHIFTIDDLRAMRRRFEQMSSGKKILLTTEKDGVRLLKFQQELENLPLFVLPVRHRILFGERDAFHASILTFIDNFHV, translated from the coding sequence ATGAATTTGTATAATCTAACCTTCCAATCGATCCGCTTTATCCTGCTGCCGGTGGCCTGTATATATGGAGCGGTAGTCTGGGTACGCAACAAGCTTTTCGACCGGAATATCCTAAAAGGGGCTTCGTTTAACCTGCCGCTGATCTGCGTGGGGAACCTGTCGGTGGGCGGGACGGGTAAATCACCCATGACGGAATACCTGCTTCGTCTGCTCCAGGACCGCTACCAGGTGGCGACCCTGTCGAGGGGGTACAAGCGGAAAACCCGGGGGTATATCCTGGCGGGGGACGGGACGACGGCGCTGGATATTGGGGACGAGCCGATGCTTTTCCATCTGAAATTCCCAAAGGTGGCGGTGGCCGTGGGGGAGGAGCGGCTGGTCGCCATTCCGCAACTGCTGCAGGACCGGCCGGGGACACAGGTGGTGATCCTGGATGATGCTTACCAGCACCGGGCGATTCAACCTGGGTTCAATATTCTCCTGACGGACTATAATAACCTGTATACCCGGGACTTTTATTTGCCGACGGGGGATCTGAGGGACCATAAATGCGCGGCACGCAGGGCCCAGGTGATCGTGGTGACCAAGTGCCCCCCGGGGCTTAGCGAGGAGGAAAGGGCGGCGGTGACCCAGGAGCTGCATCCGCGCGAGGGGCAGCGCGTATTTTTTGCGACGCTGGAATACGGGCAGCCGTACCACATCATCGACAACCATCCTTGTCCGCTGGAGAAGGATATGGAGGTCCTGCTGGTCTGCGGAATCGCCAACCCGAAACCCCTGAAGGCTTACCTGGAGGCGGAAACGGCTTCCTTCGAGGTGCAGGCCTATAATGATCATCATATTTTTACCATAGATGACCTGAGGGCGATGCGTCGCCGTTTCGAGCAAATGTCTTCAGGGAAAAAGATTTTACTGACCACCGAAAAGGACGGCGTCCGGCTTTTGAAATTTCAACAGGAGCTGGAGAACCTGCCGCTTTTCGTGCTCCCCGTCCGGCACCGGATCCTTTTTGGGGAGCGGGATGCCTTTCACGCATCCATTCTTACATTTATTGACAATTTTCACGTATGA